A DNA window from Zingiber officinale cultivar Zhangliang chromosome 3A, Zo_v1.1, whole genome shotgun sequence contains the following coding sequences:
- the LOC122054175 gene encoding FCS-Like Zinc finger 17-like isoform X1, protein MDRVIFYLGDEGGVDGEAGKKIVSIRVPEGGLEGLRIVIRNGGKRSNATTSMLVRPPGELGFLESCCLCRRELDPCKDVYMYRGDQGFCSDECRSRRILLDERRELEATARDRVKGHRRRRHRRHRETPNKISEPDLNRRISAAV, encoded by the exons ATGGATAGGGTCATCTTCTACCTCGGCGATGAAGGCGGCGTCGACGGCGAGGCCGGCAAGAAGATAGTGAGCATCAGAGTGCCCGAGGGCGGCCTCGAAGGCCTTCGGATCGTCATACGCAACGGGGGGAAAAGATCGAATGCGACGACGAGCATGCTGGTACGGCCGCCTGGTGAGTTGGGATTTCTCGAGTCATGCTGCCTGTGCCGGAGGGAGCTCGACCCGTGCAAGGATGTGTACATGTACAG GGGAGACCAGGGATTTTGCAGTGATGAATGCCGTTCTCGCCGAATTCTACTGGACGAACGAAGAGAGCTGGAGGCGACTGCGAGAGATAGAGTGAAGGGTCATCGTCGTCGTCGGCATCGGCGGCATCGTGAAACGCCGAACAAGATCTCCGAACCAGATCTAAATAGGAGGATATCGGCAGCGGTTTGA
- the LOC122054175 gene encoding FCS-Like Zinc finger 17-like isoform X2: MDRVIFYLGDEGGVDGEAGKKIVSIRVPEGGLEGLRIVIRNGGKRSNATTSMLVRPPGELGFLESCCLCRRELDPCKDVYMGDQGFCSDECRSRRILLDERRELEATARDRVKGHRRRRHRRHRETPNKISEPDLNRRISAAV, encoded by the exons ATGGATAGGGTCATCTTCTACCTCGGCGATGAAGGCGGCGTCGACGGCGAGGCCGGCAAGAAGATAGTGAGCATCAGAGTGCCCGAGGGCGGCCTCGAAGGCCTTCGGATCGTCATACGCAACGGGGGGAAAAGATCGAATGCGACGACGAGCATGCTGGTACGGCCGCCTGGTGAGTTGGGATTTCTCGAGTCATGCTGCCTGTGCCGGAGGGAGCTCGACCCGTGCAAGGATGTGTACAT GGGAGACCAGGGATTTTGCAGTGATGAATGCCGTTCTCGCCGAATTCTACTGGACGAACGAAGAGAGCTGGAGGCGACTGCGAGAGATAGAGTGAAGGGTCATCGTCGTCGTCGGCATCGGCGGCATCGTGAAACGCCGAACAAGATCTCCGAACCAGATCTAAATAGGAGGATATCGGCAGCGGTTTGA